AAACCGATGGGATAAATACCAGGAAATATCATGCTGTTGAAGCCACAGGAACCAACCTGAAAGAAAAGTGCCTCTGAGATGCAGCTCGATTGCAGCCAGCAAACCTCTCTGCCCAGACTTGTTTCTTATCCAGAGCAGTTATCTCCTCCCCCAGAGATGGATCCTGCCTTGGTCTCCAGAAATGCTGGAGGTGTGCTGCTCCATCGACCAGAGAGAACCTGCCCCAGGTCTCTCTGGATTCCCTGCAAACATTGGGGTGGAGGGCCCACAGGGCTAAAGACCCAGCCATTGTTCCATCCCTCTCCCCAGGATCAGAGGATGCTTCTGACACCTGCTCTCAAGTCTGCTCTCAGCCACCCATCCTGGCTTGGCCTGccagagcagctcttggagcacgAATCATGGAGTTCCCACCAGTGACATGAAGGCCATGTGTCTGAATGAGACCTCCTAACTGTCCACGGCAACCAAGAGGAGAGGTGGAgtgcccagcagggccaggcaggagcagggcctcACGTTATTGTCGAAGTTGCCCAGGCTGCAGTTGCACTCGGTGGCACCGTAAAACTCAGCAACCTGGGGGATCCCAAACCGAGCCATGAACTCCCTCCAGATGGATGCGCGGAGACCATTGCCCAGTGCCATGCGTACACGGTGCTGCCGCTCTGCCTCCTGGTATCGCTGGTTCAAGAGATAGCGGCAGATTTCCCCGATGTACTGCACAATCTGTGGGAGGGATGGGAGGTGTGACCTGCTGTACCCTTCCACTCTCCTGTCTGCTCAGGGCCCTGGGCCAGTGCCCACTCTCCCATACACTAGGGCAGACTGGCACCTACAGCCCCATTCTGTAAGTGGGTAGTTGAAAGCACAGTCCAGGGAAGGGACTTGACTAAAGTTGCTCTGCAAGTCAGTGGTAGAGCCAAGAATGGGACTTAGATGTCCTGTTGGCCAACTCATGTTTAgttcctgcctctggctcccaTGCAAAAACCAGTGGCCTTGGTGTTCCCCACGTCACTCACTACAGATAGTGCTTAGCCTGGACTAactgctctccctccccagtgGATCATAGAGCACTTGCTGCACCAaactcccactccccacctgggaGAAACAGAGACCCTGCTTGCAAGGACATCTGAGGCCCCAACCTTCACCAGCCCAAGGATCCTGGACCAGTCCTCCAGACCCTCCACCTCCTCACCGTACAGTTGTACTTCACACAGTCATCCCAGAAGTGCGAGGCTGAGAACTTCTTGCGGATCACCACGGTCATGCCATGCAGCAGGCACTGGCCTATCCCAAcaatgtttcctggtagagatgGAGCCAGAGGGATTTGCCATCTTATGGGAGAGGGAAACTGATACCAACTGCAACccagctggagggggaaggggtggggaattTCTCATCTTTAATCCCCTCGTTCAAAACAGCATTTCACCTATGGCACTATCACCTGTGGTACTCACAGCCCCCACAGTGTTAATGCTTTGGTGTGGGTTAGCAGCAGCCATCCAGAGGTCTCAGAGTGCCCCACAGAGGCAGGCTGTCCTGAGAGTACCCCACAGAGACCGGCCCTCTCCTACTGTCATAGAAGGAGCTAGCAGATGAGTCAGGAGCAGAACCAAGTCCATGCTAGCAGTGTCCTGGCCTAGCTTCTAGTGCTGAACAGAGAAACAGCCTTGGTGTCAGTTCCCAGTCCTTCAGCATGATACTCAAGGGCCTCGTGAAATCTTTTATGTATATTTGATGGGACACAAGGACATGAACAGGCCTGACCCTCCTCAGCATACACTGGAGGAAGCAGGGGCAGCTTACAACAGCCATGGTTGCAGCAGGGAATGATGTCTCAAGCAAGGGGATGATGCTTTGGTCAAGGGGACGGGCTCTGGGACAGGGGGAGGCATGAGCAGAGGCTCCAGGCATGAAGCCAGGTCTTTACCTGCTGCGTGGTAAAGTGGAAGGCAGTCATACATCACGTCATCCGGCCTCATGCGGAATCCATAGTAAACCAGGCTCGACATGCGAAAATACCTGGGCACGGGAGGAAGGGCTGTGTCAGCAGCCAGGCCAGAGGGACAGCCCGGAGGCTGTGCACTCGCAGGTGACTAGTGCTATGTCCCACCCCACCGAGCCTACTTGTCTCTGAGCCCTGCATCCACTCCCCACCTTACCTGCAATGGACCACAATGGCAGCCTTAGGCAAGCCCGTCGTGCCAGAGGTATAGATGTAGAAGAGTTTATCTGGTGGGCAGAGAGAGGAGTCAATGGTACATCCCCAGGTGCTGGGAACTCTGTTTCCcagggggctgggaccccagTCTGATGGGACAAGCCAGGCCCATGAGCACCTGCATGCTCTTCACTTGGTACTTTTACACTTCCTGGCAACTAGCATCACAGCACCACATTTAAAACCATCATccacatttcatagacattagggctggaagggacctcagaagatcatcaagtccagcccccttgcccaaagggcaggaagtcatctggggtcataggatcccagcaagataatcatccaattttctcttgaaggtgttcagtgtaggtgaaTTTGCACAGCGGCAGTCGCCTGCGGCATTCTTACTCAAGTTAAGCAGGTTCAGGCCTGCACTGTGCTTGCAGGAGAGTGCCAAGGAAAGAGTCCCAGGTACCGATTCAGCTGGCTAGTGTGTCCCATTGCATGGCCAGGGTGGCACCACAGCAAGCTCGTGCTAAGCACTATGCCATGCCTTGGGGCAGCAGACAGGTACATGACATTCACAGCGGCTCTTCCCTCATAAGAACTGGATCTGATTCGCCTCAGATGAACCAGCATCATGTACCAGTGTCCTGGGATTTTCTGCTACCTCTGCAGGAGAGGACAGACTATGGAAACAGAACAAGGAGCTTCCCAAAGGCTTGATAACCCACTGCCTGCTATGTAACACGTACCGAGGAAGCCCTTCTCCGAGGGGTTTGGCTGGTGCTGCGGCACTGCCTGGAGGAGGGGGTCCAGGTGTTCTGTTCCCAGGGGAGCGGATTCTGGGTGCCACTCCCCAGAGCAGAAGAGACGCACAGATTTCTTCACGAAGGGCTGCACTTCCTGCATGGCTggagaggaagcagagagcaggtCAAGGAAAGAACTGTCACACTGACATTCCTGGGGAGAGGATCAGAAAGGGCTCACAGCACTAATGTGTACATACGCATCCAAGCTCACGTTACACTCTTCTCTCCAGGCTCAACCTGTTTTCCACCCACCTAAGAGAACACCTGGCTCAGAAACTAGTTAGTGTTCCCAAGAAGGCTGCACACAGGGTGGGTCTGGAGCAGCAATGCTTGCCCTATGCTCCACAGAGCACTCATGCCATGAAACAGTTTCAGCCCAGGACAAGAGTATCACTCAGTGCAAGCCTGGCCGGTCtctactggccccagcccagggctcttgGCCCCAGACTCCAGAGCCCCAGACTCCAGAGCCCTTGGACACCACATATACATCAGAagaccccactccctgcttccttattctcttgccctgctgcctctcaTGTGTGAAAACTGATGTTTGCTGAcactgagctgggagctgggggataaATGCACAAAAGCTGGAACCGGACAGCAGAGATCTTGGCAACAGGGGTCCAAGACAAGGAAGGTGGAAATTGCTCCTATGAAGGAGTCCCCCTCAGAAGCAGGAAGGCAGCAACCAGCTGCCACTGTGATGTGGACAAGACCTTGCTTTCCTTTGGTCTCTTGCCTGACTCCCCTCTGTGCCCATGcactctggctgggtggggaagtgGCACCACTGGCAGAGAGATGTtcacagggagaactcaggctTACCTGGGCCTCTGCTTGTTGTCCTTAGCACTGATACAACAGCAGAGCAAGCCCCAGATAGCatttccagccctgcccagctctccaTCCCACAGACCAGGTAGCAGAACAAGAATCATGCCCCACTGCAGACTCAGAGTTTGGCAGCCAGTGGAGACCAGCACCAGTGACAGTTTAGGGGATGTGGACACCTGCTGGTTGGGGACTGGTTGGAGACCCACCAGAAGTGGCCAGACAGCCACCACGCAGTAGCCAACTCTTAGGCCCTGCTTTATACTGACATCATCCCATTTCAGTGAGGAATCAGACCCTTGGGCACAACTGTCCAGGGCTGGATTTAAATGCAGCCTTGAAAATGTTTCCCTACTTGCCACGTTACAGCAGCTCAGTGTCCCACAGCAGGAGAGACTGCTGTGGCAGCTTCTCCCTGGGGTTctgtggtgggtgtggggaagtAATGGAGAGCTGGAAAAACCTGTGACCTACCCACCTGGGATCCCACCCCCCCAAGACACTCCTCACCTTCCATCATCTCTGCTCCAAACATCACAGCCTTGGAGTTGGAGATGGTGatgcagtgcagcagggcttccTGGCGCAGGTGGGAGTTGATGAGCGCTGTCTCCACCCCAAGCTTGGCCATCCCTAGCCAGAGACCCACATACTGGTTGCGGGACTCCATAAACAAGGCCACCACATCGCCAGAGCGGAAGCCCTGCTCGTGCAGGTAGTTAGCCACGCGGTTGGAGTACTCATCCAGCTGCCGGAAGGTCCAGCTCTCGCCTGTCCCCTGGTAGATCAGCGCAGTCTTCTCTGGGTGCCTGCGGACTGTCTCCTGGAAGATCTTGGGGATGGTGCTCTTCTCCCTCACGTGCCACCACACCTTCCACTTCACCctcagcaggaccagccccgtgCTGCCAACATACCACACACAGGGATTCTCTCCAGTGGCCAGCCCCAAAGGCCACCTCACACATCTCCCTCCCTTGGCCTTTGGGGATGAGGGACACTGCATGGCATGGAGGAAGCAGTGCCCTCACAGCATGTCTGAGGGTGGGAGGATTTGCATAAGGCACTGAGACAACCTGCCCAAGAGGCCTGGAAGCTGGGGCAAGGTTAGGACACAGCTCCCCCCCCGCATCTGCCTGGAGTGCTGCCACAAGGAGTGCCCCTTGGCTCAAATGAGCAGCTCTGCCATCTCAGGGCACTTAACACTCCACAATAAGCCCAGGGGCCCCCGTTCCTCCCtaagcccccacctgccccccagctggcTCATCTCCAAGCCTGTCACATTTCCTGAGCTCTCCCGGCACCAGTCATAGCACCAGGTCCAGGGGACAAACACTGCATGCCATGCTAGTGTTTTGCAGGCTAGGCTGGAGTCCAAGGTTAAAGCAAGCTGCTAGACCTCAGCAGAAATGCTATCTCCCTCTGGGAGCCTCTGCCAGAGATTGCAGAGTCCAAAAGAGTGACTCTTCCCCCAGCTTTACAGGGACAACCCTTGTCCTCAGCTGAGCTGCCTGATGGTAAcctcagcctggggctgggccttCAACCAGAGCCTGGCAGGAGGGTGCACCCAGCTCTGCAATGGCTTAGCCCCACAGGTTGCAACCCCAACCTgagctgcccccagctcccactccaCAGTCTGTGCTGCCTACTGATGTCCCCAGGACACTTACGTGACATCTCTCCTTATCGTCTTGATGAATATGATGGGAAATTTCCACCCCCAGAAGCTCAACAGGAGAATGAAGAGGCCAGTGAACACCAGCACCCAGGAGAGCTCCAGGAACCTGCTGAAGAGCAGGAACAGCCCAGTGACCGCGGCCAAACGCATCATGGTGTCCTGGTGGGAACAAAGCAGAAGAGCCAGGTATCAGTGGCCTTCTCATGACAGATCCTACAGGATGAGTGTTAGTGGGGTGCCCCACAGTGAACCCGCCTTGCCAAGGCTCAAGACACACTCTGGGGAGAGCGACACAAGCCACCTTTTGCTTCAGTCACCCTGGCAAGCAGCACAGCAGTAAAGACCAGCAGGATTCAGCCTTTGCATGGCAcccagggggctccccagtgacCTGGCAATTGCTGGCTGCTGTCCGCTTTGTCTGCACAACCCCCTCACTCCCCTGAGTTTGTCACCAGACAGAGACAGGGTGCACCTCCTGACAAGATGCTCTCAGCagccttggacaagtcactctacccatctgcctcagtttccccactgggCAAATGGGGAGAACCGGTAGGGGACCACTGCATGGATTAAGCAGACAATGCCTGGGGAGCCCCAGATCAATTCAACCATCACCTTTACCCAACCATGCAGGTCAGTGCTCCTCTTCACACCACAGCTCCTGACGCCCCTTTAACTCAGAGAGTGTGTGAGCGTGGAGGGGAACTGCGTGTGTCATGACTGTGGCAATGGAGGGGATTGGCGGGGTGGGATTTGGCCTCTTCtgaccccagccccggctccatGTGCTTGCATTAACTTTATGCTCTGTGGAAACCAGGAACAAGGGCAGGAAACAAACCCTTTGAACTGTATAAATAGCTGTGTGGTCGAGGCAACCCAGCACCTTCCTGGCACAGCTCAGCAAGGGGACACAGCCAGTGCAATCCCAGgaagtagagcaggggtggggtccCCAAGATACCCATCACCCCTGAGAGTGGGaaaagggctgggggctgctgggagagcGCTAGGCACGGCccactggggccagcagagcagggatcaGCAGCATGATCAGCACAGAGACACAGCAGAGCTCAGGTCAGTCTCAAGCACAAGTCCATTTacagcccaccccactctccctAGCTGAGCCATGCAGAGGCGAGGGGACAAGCTGCAtgcacatccccctgccccaacgtgggacagggaggcagctcccagggatgGCTGGCCCTGCAGGCAGAGGTGCAGTGTGGGCAGGCACTTGGCAAAGGATCTTTCCCCATAGCAGCTTCAGGTGCAGAGGCCAGGGCAGCCCCCAGCTCTCCTCTCCACATAGGCAGCCAGCAAAAGGAAGGAAATCAACGGGCGTTTCCTTTCCCTTCTCGGGAATGAATGCAACGTCTGGCACCGTCAGGCTCCTTGGGCCCGAGCAATCGGGGGAGCAGGGGACCCTGGACAGCACCAGGCTGCTGCTCCAGGGCAAAGCCTGAGGGGGCTTTCTAGGCTCCAGGACATGCCCATCTTCGCCAGGGGCCCTTGGAGCCAGAGCACATTGGTTCTCATGCAGCAAGAACCAGCGAGAACTGCAGGCCCCAGAGATACATCGCTTGCTGCACACAGGCCTCGAACCCTGGGGCCCGACCATGGCATGCTCCCTGATGGACATGTCGGACGGCAGGAACCTGGTACAGAGCCAGCAGGCCTTGTACCTTGGCTgaagctccctcctccccccgctgAGGGCACCCCCACTCTCCAGGCCCCACTCACCCTCCGTCTGGTCACAGCACTCGCTGCCAGGGGCAGGTCCTGCTGTTGGTTTGGCCCACAGCTCTGACACCCCCTGCCACGCGCCTCTGCAGCGTCAGACCAACAGCAGGGCAAGGCAGTggtcctggcaggggaaggacCAGGACTGCTGGGTTCACATCCAGCTCTTCCACTGACTTGCTGCAAGACACCcactccgtgcctcagtttccctattaCCACACTGCAGATACAGCCCGACCTGTAGCATAGTTTAGCACTTGAACTGCCATAGCGCCAAGGGGCTGCAGTCAGGACCAGGGTCCctttgtgccaggtgctgtacaaactcaCTTGAAGAGGGCAGGGATTACAGCATGCCTACATGGCCCCTCCAGCCAGGCCCCTGTGAGCTGAGGCATTCAGCATCTCATCTGCTCTGAGTATAAGCACTCCTGGCCTGGAcccaggagggggaagggacaggggatcACCAGCAAGGTGGGGGCTATAGCGCTGAACCTGGGTCAAGAACcccctggggcaccatggcctcCTAGCAGCCTTAGCCACACAAAAGGCACAAGGGCCACAACAGACCGAGAGCACGGCCCTGcgccccacagggcagagcccagCCACGGGAGGCATTGCACCCAGCAGGGCTCTCCCTTCTGCTTGCTCTGCATTAGGATTCAGATCTTGTCCAGCTGCATCAGCACCAGGGAAGCAAGGCCCATAGctcagctgggaggctgctccagaggCAGGAGCTACAATGGAGACACAGGCTCTGGTTTTAGTGCACCTGAGGCCTGCACTGACTGCAGaggtgccaggagctgcctgggtCCCGGCGCCATGTGCCATTTGCTTCGCTGCACAGCCCCTTGAGGCCAGACGGTGATGAGcgacctcctccccaccccaccccaaaacagcccccagagcccaggaGCTGAAGGCCGGGTGCCACGCGCCCCCTAGGAGCTAGCGCAgcaggccctgctcctgcctccaccAAGCGCCCTGCTCGCCCTTCGCTGCCAAGGCAGGTAGAGCAGGGGAGGATTATCCAGGGCATCTGGCGGCTTCCTCGgccctctcccctcctgctgcctgaccttgagaggggggagctggaggtAAAGCTCATCAGGACCTGGGccagcctggcagggcagggcagggcagggcagggcagggcagggctgctgtcCCCCTCCGCGGTGCTGCCTAGGCACAGCTGGCACCGCCGCCACCAGCGCCAGACCCGGCCGGGCCGCCGCAGCCCCCAGCGGGCCCGCCAGGGCTGCAACTTCCAGCGGGCCCCCGTGCTCTCCCGCCAGACCCGGCCGCCTCTTCCCCCCGCAGGCCCGGCCCGGCGCAGCGCGGGGGGGGCCTCGCCCAGGACGCACGTGCGCGGGGCtcgccccacaccccaccccagcgcGCGGGGGGCAGGGGCGGCACTGCCGGGGCCAGGGGCCGGCGGGCCGGAGCATCCCCGCCGCAAGGTCGGGCCGCTTACCTCGGCGCCCCGCTCGCACCTGCGCCGCCCgcggaggagggg
The window above is part of the Alligator mississippiensis isolate rAllMis1 chromosome 12, rAllMis1, whole genome shotgun sequence genome. Proteins encoded here:
- the SLC27A4 gene encoding long-chain fatty acid transport protein 4 — encoded protein: MMRLAAVTGLFLLFSRFLELSWVLVFTGLFILLLSFWGWKFPIIFIKTIRRDVTTGLVLLRVKWKVWWHVREKSTIPKIFQETVRRHPEKTALIYQGTGESWTFRQLDEYSNRVANYLHEQGFRSGDVVALFMESRNQYVGLWLGMAKLGVETALINSHLRQEALLHCITISNSKAVMFGAEMMEAMQEVQPFVKKSVRLFCSGEWHPESAPLGTEHLDPLLQAVPQHQPNPSEKGFLDKLFYIYTSGTTGLPKAAIVVHCRYFRMSSLVYYGFRMRPDDVMYDCLPLYHAAGNIVGIGQCLLHGMTVVIRKKFSASHFWDDCVKYNCTIVQYIGEICRYLLNQRYQEAERQHRVRMALGNGLRASIWREFMARFGIPQVAEFYGATECNCSLGNFDNNVGSCGFNSMIFPGIYPIGLVRVDEDTMELIRGPDGLCIRCKTGEPGQLVGCIVRSNPLQHFDGYLNQAATSKKITQNVFSKGDSAYLTGDVLVMDMYGYMYFRDRTGDTFRWKGENVSTTEVEGVLSRILNLTDVVVYGVEVPGMEGKAGMAAIADPENSCNLESFISELKRALPLYAQPVFLRFLPEVHKTSTYKFQKTILRKEGFDPTLVKDKLYFLDSRQGRYLPLDQEAFTRIQSGQQKL